A window of Campylobacter concisus contains these coding sequences:
- the recA gene encoding recombinase RecA, translated as MAKEKDSDKKIAIPESEADKKKALELALKQIDKAFGKGTLLRLGDKEVEAIESIPTGSLGLDLALGIGGVPKGRIIEIYGPESSGKTTLTLHIIAEAQKAGGICAFVDAEHALDVKYASNLGVNTDNLYVSQPDFGEQALEIVETLARSGAIDLIVVDSVAALTPKSEIDGDMGDQHVGLQARLMSQALRKLTGILSKMKTTVIFINQIRMKIGMMGYGTPETTTGGNALKFYSSVRIDVRKIATLKQNDEPIGNRTKAKVVKNKVAPPFKVAEFDIMFGEGVSKEGEIIDYGVKLDIIDKSGAWFSYKAEKLGQGRENAKAYLKEHPEISDEIVAAIKGSMGIDHLISSGAKDEDDDTNEAGDE; from the coding sequence ATGGCAAAAGAAAAAGATAGTGACAAAAAGATAGCTATCCCAGAGAGCGAAGCGGACAAGAAAAAGGCGCTCGAGCTTGCACTAAAGCAGATCGATAAAGCTTTTGGCAAAGGTACACTTTTAAGACTTGGCGACAAAGAGGTTGAGGCGATCGAGTCGATACCGACTGGCTCGCTAGGGCTTGATCTGGCTCTTGGCATAGGTGGTGTCCCAAAAGGCAGGATCATCGAGATCTACGGACCAGAGAGCTCAGGTAAGACCACGCTCACGCTTCACATCATAGCTGAAGCGCAAAAAGCTGGCGGAATTTGTGCATTTGTCGATGCAGAGCACGCACTAGACGTAAAATACGCTTCAAATTTAGGCGTAAATACCGACAACCTTTACGTCTCTCAGCCAGACTTTGGCGAGCAGGCACTTGAGATCGTTGAGACGCTTGCTAGAAGCGGTGCGATCGATCTTATCGTAGTTGATAGCGTCGCTGCTCTTACTCCAAAGAGCGAGATAGATGGCGACATGGGCGATCAGCACGTGGGCCTTCAAGCAAGGCTTATGAGCCAGGCGCTTAGAAAGCTAACTGGAATTTTAAGCAAGATGAAGACAACTGTTATCTTCATCAACCAAATTCGTATGAAGATCGGCATGATGGGATATGGCACGCCAGAGACTACAACTGGCGGTAATGCACTTAAATTTTACTCATCTGTAAGGATCGATGTCAGAAAAATAGCCACACTTAAACAAAATGACGAGCCTATCGGCAACCGCACGAAAGCAAAAGTCGTTAAAAACAAGGTCGCACCTCCGTTTAAAGTGGCTGAATTTGACATCATGTTTGGCGAGGGTGTTAGCAAAGAGGGCGAGATCATCGACTATGGCGTAAAACTCGACATCATAGACAAATCAGGCGCGTGGTTTAGCTACAAGGCTGAAAAACTAGGCCAAGGTAGAGAAAACGCCAAAGCCTACCTAAAAGAGCACCCAGAAATTTCTGACGAGATAGTAGCGGCTATAAAAGGCTCGATGGGGATCGATCACCTAATAAGCAGCGGCGCAAAAGACGAAGACGACGATACAAACGAAGCAGGAGATGAATAA
- a CDS encoding molybdate ABC transporter permease subunit, whose amino-acid sequence MQELSWLFDPLFLSVKVVLCQGALLIIFGLALAYYLAFGKAKFKAILEMIVTFPLVFPPIATGFLLLYLLGKNGIVGKALNLEIIFSFKALVLAAFIASLPLFVKPVASALGSLSKSLSEAAYSLGKDKFQTAIFVLFPCVAKSVATAFILAISRGLGEVGITLILSGNIIGKTDTISLAIYNAVYDGKSDEALILSLVLVVLSFILFGIINLLDKSKI is encoded by the coding sequence TTGCAAGAGCTCTCTTGGCTTTTTGATCCGCTATTTTTAAGTGTAAAGGTCGTTTTGTGCCAAGGGGCTTTGCTTATCATTTTTGGGCTGGCTTTGGCTTATTATTTAGCTTTTGGTAAGGCCAAATTTAAAGCTATTTTAGAGATGATCGTAACTTTTCCTCTCGTCTTTCCGCCCATTGCGACTGGATTTTTACTACTTTATTTGCTTGGTAAAAATGGTATCGTCGGCAAGGCTTTAAATTTAGAAATTATTTTTAGTTTTAAGGCTCTTGTTTTAGCTGCTTTTATAGCTTCGTTGCCACTATTTGTAAAGCCTGTCGCTTCTGCTCTTGGTTCACTTTCAAAAAGCCTAAGTGAAGCAGCATATAGCCTTGGAAAAGATAAATTTCAAACAGCTATTTTCGTGCTCTTTCCATGTGTTGCAAAAAGTGTAGCGACGGCTTTTATCTTAGCGATCTCGCGTGGGCTTGGCGAGGTTGGCATAACACTCATACTTAGCGGAAATATAATAGGAAAGACCGACACTATCTCGCTTGCCATTTATAATGCCGTATACGATGGCAAAAGCGATGAAGCGCTGATTTTAAGTCTTGTTTTGGTTGTATTAAGTTTTATTTTGTTTGGGATTATAAATTTGCTTGATAAAAGTAAAATTTAA
- a CDS encoding efflux RND transporter permease subunit: MRQIFKFIIARNKLIIALILALSVVFGYLSTKLSVDASAETLLLEHDPDLKAYREIAKRYDSPGFLVVAFTPKDDLFSPKNLELIKNLGDELAKNDMVNSVISIINIPLLNSVKGGITGILDHTPTLQDKDINISKAKLEFTKSPIYSGNLISKDLKTTAIALNLKQDEKFNELVNERNLLSQKESNGTITQAERLKLEALAYEFKAYRDELRKSDHENLEAIKATIAKFNANDELFLGGANMIADDMIGFIKSDLLVYGLSVLALLSFSLWLFFRQVRWIVLPMFICAVSAIFTTGIFGIFDWEVTVISSNYIALQLIITISTVIHLVVSYREFYAKHPKYSQNQLIYLTLRDKFSPSFWAIFTTVIGFSSLMSADIKPVIMLGIMMSTGISVSLVLAFLLFGAINVNLEKLAPIRTFENSFKFTKYCANLALNSRKIIYVVCVLVVCFGVYGISKIKVENSFIGYFKESTEIRQGMQVIDTKLGGTIPVDVIVKFKEQKQDKNTEQDEFENEFESNAKDAKYWFNSYHTRVAEKIHDYLKEQKFVGHVSSLATLIKAIKELNNGASDDFLLAAMYEKLPQNYKNILLSPYVSVENDELRFSIRIVDSDSKLRRNLFLKELREGLLELTKNDNVSIEVAGMMVLYNNMLQNLLSSQVDTFGLTVAILFVIFCFIFRSIKLATIAIVSNLIPLCTLFGVMGFFGIPLDVMSITIAAISIGIGVDDIIHYIHRFKEEMLTKSVFESIKAAHASIGYAMYYTSFTIFLGFSVMITSNFIPTIYFGLLTDLVMVFMLLGALIILPSLIASFVKKSDV, encoded by the coding sequence TAGAGAGATAGCTAAACGCTACGACTCACCTGGATTTTTAGTGGTCGCTTTTACTCCAAAAGATGATCTTTTTTCACCTAAAAATTTAGAACTTATCAAAAATTTAGGCGATGAACTAGCTAAAAACGATATGGTAAATAGCGTCATCTCTATAATAAATATTCCGCTTTTAAATAGTGTAAAAGGCGGGATTACTGGTATCTTAGATCATACTCCAACGCTGCAAGATAAAGATATAAATATTTCTAAAGCAAAGCTTGAGTTTACCAAAAGCCCGATTTACAGCGGAAATTTGATAAGCAAAGATCTAAAAACCACAGCGATTGCTCTAAATTTAAAACAAGATGAGAAATTTAATGAGCTTGTAAATGAGAGAAATTTGCTTAGCCAAAAAGAGTCAAACGGCACTATCACACAAGCTGAGCGACTTAAGTTAGAGGCTCTTGCCTATGAGTTTAAAGCCTACCGAGATGAGCTTAGAAAGAGCGATCACGAAAACCTTGAGGCCATAAAAGCAACCATAGCTAAATTTAACGCAAATGATGAGCTATTTTTAGGCGGCGCAAATATGATCGCTGATGATATGATAGGCTTTATAAAGAGCGATCTTTTAGTCTATGGCTTAAGCGTACTTGCTCTTCTTAGCTTTAGTTTGTGGCTATTTTTCAGGCAGGTTAGATGGATAGTTTTGCCGATGTTTATATGTGCCGTAAGTGCCATTTTTACGACCGGAATTTTTGGTATATTTGACTGGGAAGTGACGGTCATTAGCTCAAACTACATCGCACTTCAGCTCATCATTACTATTTCAACTGTGATTCATCTTGTCGTTAGTTACCGAGAATTTTACGCAAAGCATCCAAAATATAGCCAAAATCAGCTAATTTATCTAACGCTTCGTGATAAATTCTCTCCATCTTTTTGGGCGATATTTACCACGGTTATTGGCTTTAGCTCGCTTATGAGCGCTGACATAAAGCCAGTCATCATGCTTGGCATTATGATGAGCACTGGCATTAGCGTTTCGCTTGTGCTTGCGTTTTTGCTATTTGGTGCAATAAATGTAAATTTAGAAAAATTAGCTCCCATTAGAACCTTTGAAAATAGCTTTAAATTTACAAAATATTGCGCAAATTTAGCCTTAAACTCAAGAAAGATTATCTACGTAGTTTGTGTGCTAGTTGTCTGTTTTGGCGTTTATGGTATCAGCAAGATAAAGGTTGAAAATAGCTTTATAGGCTACTTTAAAGAAAGCACAGAAATTCGCCAAGGAATGCAAGTTATTGATACCAAACTTGGCGGCACGATACCAGTTGATGTGATAGTGAAATTTAAAGAGCAAAAACAAGATAAAAATACCGAGCAAGATGAGTTTGAAAATGAGTTTGAAAGCAATGCCAAGGATGCGAAATACTGGTTTAATAGCTATCACACAAGGGTTGCTGAGAAGATTCATGATTATTTGAAAGAGCAAAAATTTGTCGGACATGTAAGCTCGCTAGCAACCCTTATAAAAGCCATAAAAGAGCTAAATAACGGTGCGAGTGATGATTTTTTATTGGCTGCGATGTATGAGAAATTACCACAAAATTATAAAAATATCTTATTAAGCCCTTATGTGAGCGTTGAAAATGACGAGCTTAGATTTAGCATAAGGATCGTTGATAGCGACTCTAAGCTTAGACGAAATTTATTTCTAAAAGAGCTTAGAGAAGGGCTTTTAGAGCTTACTAAAAATGACAATGTAAGCATAGAAGTTGCCGGCATGATGGTGCTTTATAACAATATGCTTCAAAATTTACTTAGCTCGCAAGTTGATACTTTTGGGCTAACTGTCGCTATACTTTTTGTCATATTTTGCTTTATTTTTAGAAGCATAAAACTAGCAACCATTGCGATAGTTTCAAATTTAATCCCACTTTGCACACTCTTTGGTGTGATGGGATTTTTTGGCATTCCGCTTGATGTGATGAGTATAACGATCGCAGCCATTAGTATAGGTATCGGCGTTGATGATATCATTCACTACATACACCGATTTAAAGAAGAAATGCTTACAAAAAGCGTTTTTGAGAGTATTAAAGCTGCTCATGCAAGCATCGGATATGCGATGTATTACACATCATTTACTATTTTTCTTGGTTTTAGCGTGATGATAACTAGTAACTTTATCCCAACTATATATTTTGGCTTACTAACCGATCTTGTTATGGTATTTATGCTTCTTGGTGCGCTAATCATCTTGCCAAGCCTAATAGCAAGCTTTGTAAAAAAGAGTGATGTTTAA
- a CDS encoding UDP-N-acetylmuramate dehydrogenase, which translates to MTRLVDFSKFTSVRIGGVHEIFEVDSLEDLSSPHFLGSVMIGGGNNLLISPNPPKMAILGKSFDYINLEICDEKICLEIGAATKSAKIYNFCKQNNIAHLEFLKNIPGTLGGLIKMNAGLLKFSISDNLTHVRLARGWVSKDEINFSYRHSGIDEAILGAKFKLQSGFDVSISEAISAKRANQPKGASFGSCFVNPEGHFAGALLEAVGLKGYAIGGAKFSEEHANFLINFNHASFEDATSLINLAKTRVLEKFGVELKTEVCIL; encoded by the coding sequence GTGACGAGGCTTGTTGATTTTTCTAAATTTACCTCAGTTAGGATAGGTGGCGTGCATGAAATTTTCGAGGTTGATAGCCTTGAAGATCTAAGCTCGCCTCACTTTTTAGGCTCTGTGATGATAGGCGGGGGCAACAACCTTCTTATCTCGCCAAATCCCCCAAAAATGGCGATACTTGGCAAGAGCTTTGACTATATAAATTTAGAAATTTGTGATGAAAAAATTTGCCTTGAGATAGGTGCTGCGACGAAATCTGCCAAAATTTATAACTTCTGCAAGCAAAATAACATCGCTCACCTTGAGTTTTTAAAAAATATCCCAGGCACGCTTGGCGGACTTATAAAAATGAACGCTGGGCTGCTTAAATTTAGCATAAGCGACAACCTCACGCATGTGCGTCTGGCTCGTGGCTGGGTGAGCAAGGATGAGATAAACTTTAGCTACCGCCACAGCGGCATAGATGAGGCCATTTTGGGGGCTAAATTTAAGCTTCAAAGTGGCTTTGACGTAAGCATTTCTGAAGCTATCAGCGCAAAAAGGGCAAATCAGCCAAAAGGAGCTAGCTTTGGTAGCTGCTTTGTAAATCCTGAGGGGCACTTTGCAGGGGCTTTGCTTGAGGCGGTCGGGCTAAAAGGATACGCTATTGGCGGAGCGAAATTTAGCGAAGAGCACGCAAATTTCTTGATAAATTTTAACCACGCAAGCTTTGAGGACGCCACTAGCCTTATAAATTTGGCAAAGACTAGAGTTTTAGAGAAATTTGGCGTAGAGCTTAAGACAGAAGTTTGCATTTTATAA
- the eno gene encoding phosphopyruvate hydratase — protein sequence MVFIEDVEAHEVLDSRGNPTVRATVRLSDGTEASAIVPSGASTGKREALELRDKDERYAGKGVLKAVSNVNEKIAEAVIGLDAYNQKAVDAEMLELDGTHNYSNLGANAVLGVSMAVARAAAKSLNIPLYRYLGGANASILPVPMFNIINGGAHANNSVDFQEFMIMPFGFSTFSEALRAATEIYHKLKSILNAAGHSTAVGDEGGFAPNLKDNEEPLKLISQAVKETGYELGSQIKLALDVASSELYKDGKYELEGKKFSSDELISYYEKLCEKYPIFSIEDGLSEDDWSGWAELTKRLGSKVQLVGDDLFVTNEKILREGIEKNIANAILIKPNQIGSVTQTMQTVRLAQRNGYRCIMSHRSGESEDAFIADFAVALNTGEIKTGATSRSERNAKYNRLLEIELEAGEFLGDNI from the coding sequence ATGGTATTTATTGAAGATGTAGAAGCTCACGAGGTTTTAGACAGCAGAGGCAACCCAACAGTTCGTGCGACAGTTAGACTAAGCGACGGAACTGAGGCAAGCGCGATCGTGCCAAGCGGCGCAAGCACTGGCAAGCGTGAAGCGCTTGAGCTTCGTGATAAAGACGAGAGATACGCTGGCAAAGGCGTTTTAAAAGCTGTTTCAAACGTAAATGAAAAGATCGCAGAGGCAGTTATAGGCCTTGATGCTTACAACCAAAAGGCAGTCGATGCGGAGATGCTTGAGCTTGATGGCACGCACAACTACTCAAATTTAGGCGCAAACGCAGTCCTTGGCGTATCTATGGCAGTAGCTCGCGCAGCTGCAAAGAGCCTAAATATCCCGCTTTATCGCTACCTTGGCGGTGCAAACGCCAGCATCTTGCCAGTGCCGATGTTTAACATAATAAATGGCGGCGCACACGCAAATAATAGCGTTGATTTTCAAGAATTTATGATCATGCCATTTGGCTTTAGCACATTTAGCGAGGCGCTAAGAGCCGCAACTGAAATTTATCATAAGCTAAAATCTATCCTAAACGCAGCTGGCCACAGCACGGCTGTCGGTGACGAGGGTGGTTTTGCTCCAAATTTAAAAGACAACGAAGAGCCACTAAAGCTTATCTCACAAGCTGTAAAAGAGACTGGATATGAGCTAGGCAGCCAAATAAAGCTAGCCCTTGACGTTGCTTCAAGCGAGCTTTACAAAGACGGCAAATACGAGCTTGAGGGCAAGAAATTTAGCAGCGACGAGCTCATTAGCTACTACGAAAAACTTTGTGAAAAATACCCGATATTTTCTATCGAAGATGGCCTTAGCGAGGACGACTGGAGCGGCTGGGCTGAGCTTACAAAAAGGCTTGGCAGCAAAGTTCAGCTAGTAGGTGACGATCTTTTTGTCACAAATGAGAAAATTTTACGCGAAGGCATCGAGAAAAACATCGCAAATGCGATCTTAATCAAGCCAAATCAAATAGGCTCAGTCACGCAAACTATGCAAACTGTCCGTCTTGCTCAAAGAAATGGCTACCGCTGCATAATGAGTCATAGAAGCGGCGAGAGCGAAGATGCGTTCATCGCTGACTTTGCAGTCGCGCTAAACACTGGCGAGATAAAGACAGGTGCTACTTCAAGAAGCGAGCGTAACGCAAAATACAACCGCTTGCTTGAGATCGAACTTGAGGCTGGAGAGTTTTTGGGGGATAATATTTGA
- a CDS encoding chemotaxis protein — MKFIKILMFLSLLLTACTAANYANAFEKVGILEDGVYLFSQNGIGVKKDLLVKVISVQNVEIPHKKIISMLNIPKKSKINDFKTNDAGVIVWPFYEFEGKFLTTIIVENIKKEDSDKKLLKMLELKHPFYSTILARRKGAKDAIDVKYVLNFKEAKLVKSFQNRP, encoded by the coding sequence ATGAAATTTATAAAAATTTTAATGTTTTTGTCGCTTTTGTTAACTGCTTGCACCGCCGCAAACTATGCTAACGCTTTTGAAAAGGTTGGCATCCTTGAAGACGGAGTTTATCTCTTTAGCCAAAATGGCATAGGGGTCAAAAAAGACCTGCTTGTAAAGGTGATCTCGGTGCAAAACGTAGAAATTCCTCACAAAAAGATCATCTCGATGCTAAATATCCCTAAAAAATCTAAAATCAATGACTTTAAAACAAACGATGCTGGCGTAATAGTGTGGCCATTTTACGAGTTTGAGGGCAAATTTTTAACGACAATAATCGTTGAAAATATAAAAAAAGAAGATAGCGATAAAAAACTGCTTAAGATGCTTGAACTTAAGCATCCGTTTTACTCGACGATCCTAGCACGAAGAAAGGGCGCTAAAGACGCCATAGACGTGAAATACGTGCTAAATTTCAAAGAGGCAAAGCTGGTAAAATCGTTTCAAAACCGCCCTTAA
- a CDS encoding addiction module antitoxin, with the protein MSEFLIEVFTLSVLFIIIGLYAVYRAKKAQSEHEKNVADYDKNLLNFAKILGVQNHIDLVKFDEILAQALKEKLIFKFNKSTSQEEFISFIKDGNFKTKPQISQNSIDEAFLTLCASSLVEPLKLAILKNEDQFYGFLFEKEHLFALIDSAALLGENIIICE; encoded by the coding sequence ATGAGTGAGTTTTTAATAGAAGTTTTTACCCTTTCAGTTTTGTTTATAATTATTGGTCTTTACGCTGTTTATAGGGCTAAAAAGGCGCAAAGCGAGCATGAGAAAAATGTGGCTGATTACGATAAAAATCTGCTAAATTTTGCCAAAATTTTAGGCGTTCAAAATCATATAGACCTAGTTAAATTTGATGAAATTTTAGCCCAGGCCTTAAAAGAAAAACTAATTTTTAAATTTAATAAATCTACCTCACAAGAGGAATTTATCTCTTTTATAAAAGATGGAAATTTCAAAACCAAACCACAAATTTCACAAAATAGTATCGACGAAGCCTTTCTTACACTTTGCGCAAGCTCACTTGTAGAGCCACTAAAGCTTGCGATACTAAAAAACGAAGATCAATTTTATGGATTTTTGTTTGAAAAAGAGCATCTTTTTGCTCTTATTGATAGCGCTGCGCTGCTTGGCGAAAATATTATAATTTGCGAGTAA
- a CDS encoding MqnA/MqnD/SBP family protein translates to MYAAVKFGWVSSKNLAFTSKALDIETLNEEALKGTYEATAISFALYPKICDEFALLRCAVSFGKGYGPKLIKLKDKQLKRNFKVALSGKNTTNALLFRIAYPEARIVYKNFLEIENAVLSGEVDAGVLIHESILNFSGELCVEREIWDIWSELNGENLPLPLGGMALRRSLPITDAIECERVLSEAVRIATSHKPFLSHMLMERNLIRVGKDELKTYLNLYANDESISMNETQLKALNKLYQIGYDKGFFEKPIDVNDYLIPTEYNEVRFS, encoded by the coding sequence ATGTATGCCGCGGTCAAATTTGGCTGGGTTAGCAGTAAAAATTTAGCCTTCACATCAAAAGCGCTTGATATAGAAACGCTAAACGAGGAGGCGCTAAAAGGCACTTACGAGGCAACAGCAATCAGCTTTGCACTCTATCCAAAAATTTGCGATGAATTTGCACTTTTACGCTGCGCGGTGAGCTTTGGCAAAGGCTATGGCCCAAAGCTTATCAAGCTAAAAGATAAACAGCTAAAGCGAAATTTTAAGGTCGCACTATCTGGCAAAAACACGACAAATGCTCTGCTCTTTCGCATAGCTTACCCAGAGGCGAGGATCGTTTACAAAAACTTCTTAGAGATCGAAAATGCCGTGCTTAGCGGCGAGGTCGATGCTGGCGTGCTCATACATGAAAGCATCTTAAATTTCTCAGGCGAGCTCTGCGTAGAGCGTGAAATTTGGGACATCTGGAGTGAACTAAACGGCGAAAATTTACCGCTTCCACTTGGCGGTATGGCACTTAGACGAAGCCTACCAATAACTGATGCGATCGAGTGCGAGAGAGTGCTTAGCGAGGCCGTTAGGATCGCCACTTCGCACAAGCCATTTTTGTCTCACATGCTAATGGAGCGAAACCTCATCAGAGTTGGCAAAGATGAGCTAAAAACATATCTAAATTTATATGCAAATGACGAGTCTATAAGCATGAACGAAACTCAGCTAAAAGCACTAAATAAGCTCTATCAAATAGGCTACGATAAAGGTTTTTTTGAAAAGCCAATCGACGTAAACGACTATCTTATACCTACTGAATACAACGAAGTAAGGTTTAGCTGA
- the modA gene encoding molybdate ABC transporter substrate-binding protein, translated as MKKILLLMVAIFAFGNENLLVSAGGGYKKIVEAVAQNLKKDGVNIDTSFANITAIMAQAKEGKTDVIVGDEDFLKKSDLKIAEYVNLGSGALVLATKNGVKIEKVEELKALSKIAMPDAVKTVYGKRANEFMQKANLSGELKDKILAVAGVQQVVTYILNGEVDAGFINQTELNAHKDEFGSFILIDKALYAPANIVAAKLEGCDKKADCEKFLNELKSERSKEIYNKFGIR; from the coding sequence ATGAAAAAAATTTTGCTTTTAATGGTCGCAATTTTTGCATTTGGCAATGAAAATTTGCTAGTAAGTGCTGGTGGCGGATATAAAAAGATAGTTGAGGCAGTCGCGCAAAATCTCAAAAAAGATGGCGTAAATATCGACACTTCTTTTGCAAACATCACAGCTATAATGGCTCAGGCAAAAGAGGGCAAAACTGACGTGATCGTAGGCGATGAAGACTTTTTGAAAAAGTCTGATCTAAAGATCGCTGAGTATGTAAATTTAGGCTCAGGTGCTTTGGTGCTGGCTACTAAAAATGGTGTGAAAATAGAAAAAGTTGAAGAGCTAAAAGCGCTTTCTAAGATCGCTATGCCAGATGCTGTAAAGACAGTTTATGGCAAAAGAGCGAATGAATTTATGCAAAAAGCAAATTTAAGTGGCGAGCTAAAGGATAAAATTTTAGCGGTTGCCGGCGTGCAACAGGTCGTTACATATATATTAAACGGCGAAGTTGATGCTGGATTCATCAACCAAACTGAACTAAATGCACACAAAGACGAATTTGGCAGTTTTATTTTGATAGACAAAGCACTTTACGCTCCAGCAAACATTGTAGCTGCAAAGCTTGAAGGATGCGATAAAAAGGCTGATTGTGAGAAATTCTTAAATGAGCTAAAAAGCGAGAGATCAAAAGAAATTTACAATAAATTTGGCATAAGATAA
- a CDS encoding BON domain-containing protein, producing MILKFSVFAFLALFFCSCSSVLSPATAPLNVYDAYSISRDKRGIYSITRDKFIQSKLQSKILFSKGLSNIDIEIEVFYGDTYLIGLVDSKELEDKLVELAKSTDGVRKIYTYLRIKKPEYPCDSLKILANLKQNLFKDSIVEGTNVRVSIVGCDVVFSGVVDSIEQEKHAIWYAKHIDGVVDVYSFIKVIK from the coding sequence CTGATTTTAAAATTTAGCGTTTTTGCATTTTTGGCTCTATTTTTTTGCTCTTGCTCTTCGGTTCTTTCTCCAGCAACTGCACCGCTAAATGTCTATGATGCGTACTCTATTTCACGCGATAAACGTGGTATTTACTCGATCACAAGAGATAAATTTATACAAAGCAAATTACAAAGCAAAATTTTATTTTCAAAAGGTCTTAGTAATATTGATATCGAGATAGAGGTTTTTTACGGAGATACTTATCTTATCGGACTCGTTGATAGTAAAGAGCTTGAAGATAAGCTAGTAGAATTAGCCAAAAGCACAGATGGAGTGCGGAAAATTTATACCTATCTTCGTATCAAAAAGCCAGAGTATCCATGCGATAGTCTAAAAATTCTTGCAAACTTAAAGCAAAATCTTTTTAAAGATAGTATAGTTGAGGGCACAAATGTGCGTGTTAGCATAGTTGGCTGTGATGTTGTATTTAGCGGCGTAGTTGATAGCATTGAGCAAGAAAAACATGCTATTTGGTATGCTAAGCACATTGACGGTGTGGTCGATGTCTACTCGTTCATCAAAGTTATCAAATAA
- a CDS encoding nicotinate phosphoribosyltransferase — protein MNELELKMQGKIDRLTDKTFKLDPRIGEGYFTAKYFLKVNEIIKQNLPDQHVTMQFFQRRDDIVLCGIDEVLAIINKFVKDPSELEIYALDDGDIINANEPVLKISGKYENFGFLENVIDATLTRRSCVATNSRDVIKAANGKVVFSMADRQDDICTQPGDGYASFIGGIKKVATDAQGELTGLKGGGTMPHALIQMCGGDIVKASEIYAKTFENEKITALVDYNNDVITDALRAANALKERLGAVRVDTSKNLIDKYFEGKDTSKFDPHGVCKELIFALREALDKAGFKYVKIVVSSGFSPKIIKEFEAYNTPVDTYGVGSYLVKNDICGFTGDLVELNGKDEAKFGRKNFASDRLKRVKF, from the coding sequence ATGAACGAACTTGAGCTAAAGATGCAAGGCAAGATAGATAGGCTAACAGACAAGACCTTTAAGCTAGATCCAAGGATCGGCGAGGGCTACTTCACGGCGAAATATTTCCTAAAAGTAAATGAGATAATTAAGCAAAACCTGCCAGATCAGCACGTGACGATGCAGTTTTTTCAAAGGCGTGATGATATCGTACTTTGCGGCATTGACGAGGTTTTAGCTATCATCAATAAATTTGTCAAAGACCCAAGCGAGCTTGAAATTTACGCACTTGATGATGGCGATATCATAAACGCAAATGAGCCAGTTTTAAAGATAAGTGGCAAGTATGAAAATTTCGGATTTTTAGAAAATGTGATCGATGCGACGCTTACTAGAAGAAGCTGCGTGGCGACAAACTCCAGAGATGTGATAAAAGCGGCAAATGGTAAGGTCGTCTTTAGCATGGCTGATAGACAAGATGACATCTGCACGCAGCCAGGTGACGGCTACGCCTCATTTATTGGTGGTATAAAAAAGGTCGCCACAGACGCTCAGGGCGAGCTTACCGGGCTAAAAGGTGGTGGCACCATGCCTCATGCACTCATTCAAATGTGCGGTGGAGATATAGTAAAAGCCTCAGAAATTTATGCTAAGACCTTTGAAAATGAGAAGATCACGGCATTGGTTGATTATAACAACGATGTGATCACAGACGCATTAAGGGCTGCAAATGCCTTAAAAGAGAGGCTTGGCGCGGTTAGAGTCGATACTAGTAAAAATTTGATTGATAAGTATTTTGAAGGCAAAGATACGAGTAAATTTGACCCGCACGGTGTTTGCAAGGAGCTTATATTTGCTCTAAGAGAGGCGCTTGATAAAGCTGGCTTTAAATACGTTAAAATCGTAGTTAGCTCAGGTTTTAGCCCTAAAATTATAAAAGAATTTGAAGCTTATAACACGCCGGTTGATACTTATGGCGTTGGAAGTTATCTTGTTAAAAATGACATTTGTGGCTTTACAGGCGATCTAGTCGAGCTAAACGGTAAAGATGAGGCTAAATTTGGTAGGAAAAATTTTGCTTCAGACAGGCTAAAGAGAGTGAAATTTTAA
- the fliQ gene encoding flagellar biosynthesis protein FliQ, whose translation MMQSTLVSLGVETFKIALYISLPMLLSGLIAGLIISIFQATTQINETTLSFVPKILLVVVVIIFLMPWMISMMVEFTTRMFDFIPEFIQ comes from the coding sequence CTGATGCAAAGTACGCTTGTCTCGCTTGGAGTTGAAACCTTTAAGATCGCCCTTTACATCAGCCTTCCGATGCTACTAAGTGGCCTAATAGCCGGTCTTATCATCTCCATTTTTCAAGCGACCACACAGATAAACGAAACTACGCTAAGCTTCGTGCCAAAGATCTTGCTAGTCGTCGTTGTCATCATATTTTTGATGCCTTGGATGATCTCGATGATGGTTGAGTTTACTACTCGGATGTTTGATTTTATACCGGAATTTATCCAGTGA